The genomic stretch AGCGAAGGGGCCTTCGCTGTTTTTGCTGCCTGATTGGATGGCTCGGAACGAGGAGCTTACTGTAGGATTTACTGGCAGGGGTGGAGGAGTAAGCAAAGCTCCATGGTCTTCATTTAATATGGGACTGCATGTAGGCGATCAGGATCATTCGGTTATTGCCAATCGGCGTTTGCTGACGGAAGCCATTGGATGGCCATTCGACGCGTGGACGTGCGCGGAGCAGGTGCACGGCAATGTCGTGCATCAGGTCGTGGAGACTGATAAGGGAAGAGGCAGAGACTCTCTGAGCGATGTAATTAAGGACTGCGACGCCATAATGACAGATGTGCCTGGCGTGCTCTTAGCGTCCTTTTATGCGGATTGTGTGCCGCTCTATTTCTATGATCCTGTGCATAATGCCGTAGCGCTTGCCCACGCAGGGTGGAAGGGCACGGTGCAGCAAATTGCTAAAGTTACTGTTGAAGCGATGGGAGATGCGTATGGATCGGCTCCAAATACGCTGCTAGCTGCAATTGGACCATCGATCAGCGGCTGCTGTTATGAGGTTGATGGCGTAGTGATTGATCAGGTGCAGCAGCTCACTGAGAGGCTTGGACTTGAAGGAGAAGTAACTGACCATATGCTCAAACGGTCCGAGAATGGGAAAGCGAACTTGTACTTGAAAGAAATAAACCGACAGATTATGATAAAAGCAGGAATTTTGCCGATCCATATCGAATTAACACAGTGGTGCACTGGATGCAGACGGGATTTATTTTTTTCCCATCGCAAAGAAGGTGGCTTAACCGGCCGAATGGCCAGTTGGATCGGTATTCGGGAGAGGTGAAATATGTCATCTACATTTGAGAATCGCGTCGAGCTCGTTGAAGAGCGTATTAAACAAGCCTGCGAGCGTTCTGGACGCAGCAGGGATGAAGTTCACATTATTGCAGTTACCAAATATGTTTCGTTGAATACGACCAAGACAGCTCTTGAGCTGGGCTATCGTCATCTTGGCGAGAATCGCTGGCAGGATGCTCAGGTGAAATGGGAAGCGATTACCGAGGAATGTGACGTGAAGCTGAGCGAGCATCCGATTTGGCATTTCATCGGCTCATTGCAGACCAATAAGGTGAAAGACGTCATTGGGAAGTTTACATACATGCATTCATTGGACAGGCTGTCGTTAGCCGAAGCTATTGATAAGAAGGCATCACAGCTTGGCATTATCGTTCCTTGCTTTATTCAGGTTAATGTCTCAGGAGAAAACTCAAAGCAAGGTCTTGAACCAGAAGAGCTGCTTCCATTTGTAAATCAGCTTGAGCGATTCCATTCCATTAAGCCCATTGGTTTAATGACGATGGCGCCGTACGAAGCTGAGCCGGAGCAAACAAGACCAGTGTTTAGAGCACTTCGTGAATTGCGTGATGAAGTTCAGCAGAGCTCGAAGCATGCAAGCACGATCACTCATTTATCCATGGGCATGTCGAATGATTTTGAAGTTGCGATTGAAGAAGGAGCGACATGGATTCGCCTGGGTACGATATTAGTAGGGAAAGAGGAGGAATAAGG from Paenibacillus sp. FSL H8-0548 encodes the following:
- the pgeF gene encoding peptidoglycan editing factor PgeF; its protein translation is MEAFEHLQTAKGPSLFLLPDWMARNEELTVGFTGRGGGVSKAPWSSFNMGLHVGDQDHSVIANRRLLTEAIGWPFDAWTCAEQVHGNVVHQVVETDKGRGRDSLSDVIKDCDAIMTDVPGVLLASFYADCVPLYFYDPVHNAVALAHAGWKGTVQQIAKVTVEAMGDAYGSAPNTLLAAIGPSISGCCYEVDGVVIDQVQQLTERLGLEGEVTDHMLKRSENGKANLYLKEINRQIMIKAGILPIHIELTQWCTGCRRDLFFSHRKEGGLTGRMASWIGIRER
- a CDS encoding YggS family pyridoxal phosphate-dependent enzyme, which gives rise to MSSTFENRVELVEERIKQACERSGRSRDEVHIIAVTKYVSLNTTKTALELGYRHLGENRWQDAQVKWEAITEECDVKLSEHPIWHFIGSLQTNKVKDVIGKFTYMHSLDRLSLAEAIDKKASQLGIIVPCFIQVNVSGENSKQGLEPEELLPFVNQLERFHSIKPIGLMTMAPYEAEPEQTRPVFRALRELRDEVQQSSKHASTITHLSMGMSNDFEVAIEEGATWIRLGTILVGKEEE